Within the Platichthys flesus chromosome 16, fPlaFle2.1, whole genome shotgun sequence genome, the region GTCCTTTTCCAAAGATCCACGTGTCCATTGGCAATCATCTTGTAATAGACAAGgtaaaaaacaaaggaaaaaaaaacagagcgaTGGACTCATCTTGCAGCCCTGCAACAACAAGTGGATGGTCAGTTATGGAGAAGGCCATGTGTTGGTGAGAAGTGACATTTTGCAGTGAGCATGTGAATACACGAGTGAAAGTAGAGCTTACCTGTCAATTCCATGTGCATGCAGAGCCAAAATCGTCCTACTTCCCCATGTGCTCAAATGGCACGCTGACCTGCAGAAGAAACAGAATTAGACTTAAGAGGAAGAATTTGCTGTCTCACAAACCTGtgacacattttgaaatgatacaTCTCACACAATGAAATTATTGTTAGCTTAATGCAGGACGAAAGgagctgtgtgtttcctcacctGGGATGTGGAAATTCTGGACTGGTCGTGACGGGCCGTGAGGTCAGAGGACGATACGTTGGCAGGAGCTCCACGATGGAGGCGCATGCTCACCTTCCTTTCCCTCTCTGCACGAGAAATTGCACGTGGCGACGTGTTCCCTGAAATGATTAGTTGAGTTGAGAACTGACCGTATCTGATGCTCAAAATAGAAAAGACATCTGCTATAGTCTTTTAATAACAGAAAGAGTTTATTaaaagacagacaggagattGAGACCCAGGCAGAAAACTCACCAGACTGCGGGACCCGTGAGGCTGGGTTAGAGATTGCCTGTTCTGGCCCATTCCTGACTCTGTTGGGAGCTATGGGGTTGGGACCCGGGGGAAGACCTCGCGTTGCAGACCCCCTGGGGACTCCTCCGATCCGCTCATCCCTCTCATCTCCcggcctcctctctccatcctcagcTGTCCGACTGGCACCCTGACAATTAAAAACAGCCTTATTAAACATTTCCATTGAAAAAAATAGCTTTTAATTATCTGTATTATACCATAAGCTGTTTAGAATTGAGACTTTTGTGCAATGATAAAGTAACTTAAATGATAAGTAAATGGAAGCTTTgcaccaaaacaaaaataaacctcaATTCAATACACCGAATGGAAACTTACAAATTTGAGCATATTCCAGTCAAAGACATAATCATAGGAGAAGCCCTGTCGGTGGAACAGATTCCTGAAGAGCTGTCGAAGGTAGGAGTAGTCTGGCTTGTCATCAAAACGAAGTGAGCGGCAGAAATTCAGGTATGTGGAGAACTCAGCTGTAGGAGAAGAAATAAGAGGATCAACATCACTGAATGGATTTTAATGAGATAATATTTGTTGTTGCACAAATACATAGAGGTATTACAGAAACATCACTTACAAGGGTAACCTTTGCAAAGAACTTCAATAGGTGTGGACATTTTCTTCTCGCTGATTCGTTCATACTTCTGTCTCTTGGTCGCAGCCTTGAGGCCCTGCCAGGGGAGGGAGCCCAGGTTGAAGTACATGAGGACATAGCCCAGAGACTCCAGGTCGTCACGTCTGGACTGCTCTGTGgacagaaaacaagagagagggTAGAGGAGTGAGTGAAAGAGCTCAGGGACGGCTGCCTAGTCGTCtaggaagaggaaaaaggtcAATGAGTTCCATTAAGTAGCTGGGCTTGGAAATGTGTCACAACCTGGCCAAACTATTTATCTTGCTCTGTATGACTATGGAAACCCCAAAGGAATATGGTTGTTCCTACATTAATCATATGTGGCTCAACTATCTTATTCAGCATCAGTGGTTTACCAATATCTACATGTGACAATGGTGGTATGATGAGTTATGGGTAGTTAGTAGTTGCACTGCATGTCAGCAAATCTCTACTGCATCAAGAACACAGATTTCCATGAtctaatatgaataaataaggtgTTCATGTGGCACTTCTTACTGAGAAGAAAGCCTttaataatttgtgtatttatttcatacatacag harbors:
- the LOC133970745 gene encoding casein kinase I — protein: MELRVGNKYRLGRKIGSGSFGDIYLGANIATGEEVAIKLECVKTKHPQLHIESKFYKMMQGGVGIPSIKWCGAEGDYNVMVMELLGPSLEDLFNFCSRKFSLKTVLLLADQMISRIEYIHSKNFIHRDVKPDNFLMGLGKKGNLVYIIDFGLAKKYRDARTHQHIPYRENKNLTGTARYASINTHLGIEQSRRDDLESLGYVLMYFNLGSLPWQGLKAATKRQKYERISEKKMSTPIEVLCKGYPSEFSTYLNFCRSLRFDDKPDYSYLRQLFRNLFHRQGFSYDYVFDWNMLKFGASRTAEDGERRPGDERDERIGGVPRGSATRGLPPGPNPIAPNRVRNGPEQAISNPASRVPQSGNTSPRAISRAERERKVSMRLHRGAPANVSSSDLTARHDQSRISTSQVSVPFEHMGK